ATGAGATTTGGAGTCACAAACCTAAGATTTAAGCACCACTTCTTTAATTCAAGTGCACTAAGCAAGTCACTTAAAACCTGACCTCCTTGCGCAGAGAATGGAGCCGGGAATATATGTGAATTAATGTGAACGTAATTCAGTTCGACGTTTGTCGTTTCAGCTAGTGAGTCGCGATAAACCTGGTGGAGACACTCTAGCCACCCTAAACATTCCAGGAGAAATAGCAAGGAGGCCTTTCTAGGAGAATAACTTCAGGGAAACCTCCAGACCATAGAGCTCAGTTCCTAGAGAGGCCTATCGTCACTTCCGCTCTCCCCTCTAAATTGCGCCTGCGCACAACATCTCTTCCTCTTCGGTCTCGGGCCTAAGTCGCGGCGACATGGTGAGTGTGATAGTTCTTGCAGCGTAAGTGTTTATCCGTCTGCATCTGTCCTCTCGCTTTTTCTCCGCTCCCGCCTCGGCCCGCGAGCCCTTCCCCGAGCCCTTTCCAGTCTTTATACCCTCGCCTTTTCTGGAGACTTGACTCTGGGACACGCCGAGGCGGCGGGGCAGGGACAGCTTGCCAGGCTCTCGGAGCTTTGGGCGCGTCCCGGACCCCTGTTTCACcgggtttaattttttaaaaactaggtcACAGAGGAGGGGCTGAGGGGTGGCAGAGATGTGTGTGGAGACACCGGGACCTGGGTCTCAACTCTAAATGTCATTGGTCTGTCCCTTTCCTCGATCTCAACAGGCTAAACGCACTAAGAAAGTCGGAATCGTCGGTAAATATGGGACCCGCTACGGTGCCTCCCTCcggaaaatggtgaagaaaatcGAAATCAGCCAGCACGCCAAGTACACATGTTCCTTCTGTGGCAAAGTAAGGTGatctggggaggggacaggcttCCTCTCCAAGGGGGCTTATAAACAGTGCTGGTGAGCACTGGGGATTGCGCATACAGTCAATTAACATTTGTGAAATGAGAGCATGGTGGTACCCTTAGGTTTTGGGAAATGTTCTTCATTTAAACAAAATTACTGAGGAACTCAAGGATAAAAAGGGTAGTCCGCATCTAATAACattcttttaacaaatatttggcCATTTACTAGGTGCTTAAGTTGGTTTTCTTGTGTACAAATTAAGCTTCTCGAAGCTGGCAAGATAAAAAGGTTTTTGTTTGATTCATAGTGAGAAATTGATTCTTTTGCAGACCAAGATGAAGAGACGGGCTGTGGGGATCTGGCACTGTGGTTCCTGCATGAAAACAGTGGCTGGTGGTGCCTGGACCTACAAGTGAgtccatttttttgttatttaaaagtCTGTGGGAACAGCGTAGGCCTCTTTCGCCCTTGATGGGTTAGGAGAATAAAGATGCTCTGGGGGGCCCTCCCCCAGAATTCTTTCGTGTCATGGTTTATTTTACAttcaaagaatagaaataaaactattaaaataaaattttatgagatGCTTTGAAATCCTGTAAACTGGGGTCATTGTTAGTGTTGTGATATTTTGTAGGTCCCTTGCTCATACTTTGAGTCTGTACAGAACCTTGGCTTGCACTGCAAGTTGTTTTTGTAAAGATAGTTTTTAAGAGGTCAATTGGTTTAAAACTATATGGAAACTTGAAGCCATATGGACCTTCGTACCTCTGTTGTTGTTTGGATTTATTTACCATTGTGACCCTACAGGGCCAGGTAATACTATTaggggggaaaatatatatatatatatatatatgtgctggTATTGCTTGTTTTGACTCTTCAGTGTATCCATTTCCAGAAATTATAGCTGCCCTTAAAGGCTTCTAGAAGTGGAGTTGTTTGTTGACTCTGAATTCTCAGAGCCTGACTTTTTACTCAAGCCAGTGTGTAGATCTGTGCTGTCCAAAATAAACTAGCCATATGCAATatgatgtatatgtatttttaagttaattttgccCTTAAACTGAAATAGTGGAAAATGTTAATATGGATGTATATTTAAGCATCTCGTTTTAATTTGTGGTGACAAACAGTAAAATGATGTCAAGAGTACTTAGCCCCGATAGTAAAGTGAATGAGCATTCTTAAGCCCGCCATGGAATAGTTTTGTGACTTTTCCTGAATTTTGTTCTAAATATTTGTGGTCACTATTTTGTtcgatttttgttgttgttgttggttttgggggcaggtaccagggattgaacccaggggtgcttaaccagtgagccacatccccattcctttttttttttttttttttttcaatgtgctgaggatcgaatcctgGTCCTGCTCGTGCTagaggagcgctctaccactgagccacaaccccagcccattcctttttgagacaagttctcactaagttgctttgcatcttgctaaattgttgaggctagcctcaaaattGCAGTGCTCTTGCCTAagcctcttgagtctctgggattacaagtttgagcTACCTCGCTCAACTCTAGTCATTTTAATATCTCTGTTTTGAAAAAGCTTAAAGAATTGTTTGATCTTTATATGCCTATAGtccctgctacttgggaggctgaggcagtaagatgtaagtttgaggccagcctcagcaacctgtctcaaaaaggcCAGAGTTACAGGGGGttaatgtggcttagtggtaacaGTGATATAATTTGGCCTAAGTATGTGCTAAGCTGTGGactcaattcccagtaacaatcccccctccccccccaaaaaaacctatCTTATTGTATTGGCTTGAaactttattcatttcttctatgTATTCCCATTTGATGAATTTAGgcaagctattcctctccttttttaaaaaaaaatgctgtttaaGAGATTAGTTATATGCAGTTGACTTCTAATTCTGTAAGAGCCTAAAGGTGTGGTTCTTAAGAGATGCCATAGTATAGTTTGTGAGCCTCTGATTTCTGAATTAAtagttttaatattaattaaatctTTGGGTTAACTGCAAGTAGTCTTTTTCCAGAAGTTAAGAAAGTCTTTAGGATTTTCCTGTAACAATGAGGTAgctttatttgacattttatacTTTAATATGCTTAATTTATTGGAAACTGAATTTTTCTTCACAGCACCACTTCTGCTGTCACAGTCAAGTCTGCAATCAGAAGACTGAAGGAATTGAAAGACCAGTAGAAAGTTCTGTCATATAGCAAAATTGTGGTTTGTTTGCTAATTGTATTAACTGAATGTTCTGATGTGAATTGCATTAATATTGCCCTTTCAAAAGATTTGTAAATTGAAGCCCTTCTAATTTGAATTGGAAAATTTTGCTAGATGGGTTATTGTAATTCAggtctttttttcttcagtagTCAGATGATAACGGCACGAAACTGAGTCTTATGGCTTAGTATATActcagctttttttgttttttaaaaacactgttcAACTACTCCGAAATACATTGATATTGtacaaaatttgttttaaaggtaaaatatGCTAAAATACACAAAGGATATACATAAATTGCCTCTCTTGGTGTTTCATTTGAGTGCACATGAACATGTGAAACATAACAAATTTTGAATGTATCTGCCATCCTTTTGTTTAGTTTTCACACAAGGGTTCATAGATTGAATTCAATTTCATATAGATTGTAACAAAAGTGTAAGTTCCTTGGAGGAGTTTACTAGTTATGATTAGT
This window of the Ictidomys tridecemlineatus isolate mIctTri1 chromosome 7, mIctTri1.hap1, whole genome shotgun sequence genome carries:
- the Rpl37a gene encoding large ribosomal subunit protein eL43, with protein sequence MAKRTKKVGIVGKYGTRYGASLRKMVKKIEISQHAKYTCSFCGKTKMKRRAVGIWHCGSCMKTVAGGAWTYNTTSAVTVKSAIRRLKELKDQ